CTCGTTACTTCTGCAACTCATAGATCTAGTGCTCTGAATTGCTGGTGGGTTCAGGAGTAGATCCAGAGCAGGAAACTGCAAGTCAGAATTCATAAGAACTGGGACAATCCTGTCTGCAGTGGAAAAACCAGTAAACAGTCGTCTTCCAGTGTGCCGGCACCCTGACACGCTGGAAAATCTTGTTATGGGTGAGCAGCAGGCGCGGGGTGTGATGGACCGGCTGCTCTGCCCGGGCTGTGCGCAGGACATCGGGCTCTCCAGCCCTTGCTCCAGGAATGTCCCGGTAAAGCTTcacccctctgctgctgcacgGGGGCTGGCGAAGGGGCTTGTCTCTGCTTCTCCAGCGTTTGAACCATCCGGCTGTCACGTCGTGCTCCGTGTGCCTCCGGCAAGGGAAGCCATGCATTGCCAGGCGGCTCTTCCTGCAGGACCCTGGGATACTGCCCAGGAAAATTATGGATTTTGTTTATGCCAAAGACGCTAatacaaacacttttttcagcatttctttttccaggtgaACCCAAAGTGACGGCTGGGGACACCCCTGACcgtctcctgcagctgcagccgtGCTGGGGGGCTCAGTAAATTGGGTgacaggagggagcagcagaagaCCCCAGTTCTCCAGCGCAAGCCAGCTCTGCCCCCGAGCCTGCGGCTGCTCCCAGGTAGGGTGCGTGGGGCTGGGAGTCGGGGTGTGCGGCTCCCGTGACCCCAACCCTCTGCTGGAGATGCAGAGCTGTGCAGTAAAGCCTGAAGCCAGAATATCCACTggcaaataaatacatctttttacTACTGTAGCTTATTCCTTTTGGGAAACTGGTTTAAGATATATTAGTCAAAGAATAATGGTTGCAGCTCTACCAGGAAACTTTTATTAGGAGCAGTTCCCGCTATTGCCAACTTCGGGCATTAAAATCGTTAGTCAGGTCCCCAAGCTGGACATATAAACCTTCAGGGTTTTTTACTCCTTATAGTAAATCAACctggcttgttttgtttgctttcctattTCTGAGCCTCTGAAATATGAGGTTTTGAAGTGCTTTTCAGGAGCTCCAGAGGCTAGAAACGATAGGTATAGCTGTTGCAAGTGAAAGCAGATGTATGTGTAATTAATATGGTTTCATGGGCATCACGGTTGCAGAGCTTACGTGAGAGCCGCACAGTCGGCGGTAAGGGTGCTTTTCCTGGGCATCGGCACCGCGATGCGCTCACCCTGGCCGGAGGCAGCCGCCAACAGCACCCAGCGATGGAGCAACTCGGGCAGCTTTCGGAGCTCTGTTACCAGCCCACCCTTCCATTTCGGACACTCAGGTCTGTTGTGGgttcctcccccccacccctttaGTTTCCAGAACAACCTCTCGAGCGTGGCGGCGAGTTTGGTCAGTAGGAAAGAGGATCTCAATGTTGACAAACGCAGCCGCTGGTGCTGTCGGGCGGGCGCGTGCCAAGCCGGCACGTGGCACTGTCTGTTCGTGTGCAGTCACGTTCCATTCAGCGTTTTCTCTGTGATAAGCTTTCTCAGAAGtatagttttgaaaatataactGCCTTCAAGTCTAAAATTAGAAACCATTGtgcagactgatttttttttttttttttctttccccccccttctttctgaCCCAGGGAAAACCACCAGCCGTAATGTTCCCATAGTAACAtgagaaatggaggaaaagcagatgaaagatCTCCTGTTGGCAGGGGCCACGTTGTTCTGCAGCTGAGAGGCGCGGGGCTGCTTTGCATCCTTATAAATTAGTGGAATTTTCATGCTCCCTGAATTAAATGTAAGGTCTGGACATCTGTACTGGTACCAGTTCTTCGCAAGACAAAATTCATCTGTCTTTAGGTACAAAttgttgaggggaaaaaagtcaatagTCATACCAGAAAATGCAGtatgaaagagaaatgtttaattaaagtATGGAACATTGTTACAATCCATCCTCTTTGTGCAACAAAAATACCAAGAGCAGGACTGGAAGAGAAAGCCGCTAGTGCAATGCCGTTGTTATCCTAAATCTGAGGAAGTGTTGTTTTACTAAggcaagaaagaagattttCAATATTTCAAGCAGGGACAAAACACAAAGTGTGATTTAAGAGTCACAGACGATTTTGCCAGTCTTTTACTCCGGACACCAGACTTCAGCCCACGGTGGTCTGCTCTCCTGTCCTCGCCTGTAGCTCGAGGTTGCAGGGGACCAAGACGTAGCCCTAAGCAAGGGGAGGAACGAGGGCTGAGCAAGGTGCCTGTGTGGCTCACGTCAGCCTGCACGGGGCTCTCTGCGGGCCAGTGGCCCCTCCAACACACCTACCGCTCGTGTCAGTGGGGCTAGAGAGGAACTGTGCCTATTTAAAGCGATGAAACTTGGTTCTGTGGGTTAACAGGGCTAGAGGAGCAGGCTCTGATTTATTCTGGAGCCAGGAGGTAAGCATTGCTCCCGGGTTCCCTTTAAATCAAACATAGCAGGGAGCAATTTAAATGTCTTAGTTCTTACCTTGTGAATCACGACGTTGACGTCAGTGTAGGTAAAACTGGAGACGTGGGGCAGGAATACGCCTTCGCTCAGGACcgctaggaaaaaaaaaagaggggaagtTGCCAGCTGGGTGCTGCCTTCGTCCTCGTCGTGCATCCGGTGCGGCAGCACCGCTGCAAAACTGCCGGCTCCTCACCGTTCATCTGAGCCGGTACCTCCTCACGGATTGTGGGCAAAAATAACTCCTGCAGTAAGGCAGCCTGCCAAAGGGAAATCCACGGTCAGCTCACTTATGGCGTGACTCTAAAGCAGAAGGAGAGGGGCAGGGACCAGCAAGAGAGGGGTCCTGGTGCTCATTGACCTCTCCTAATCCCGCGCGGACCTGCCTCTCCCTTCTGCAGGGTGCAGCGAGCACCCAAAGTAAATATTTCCCTGCTGAAAACTGCTGCCCGGGATGGTTTAGGGATGGTTTAGGGCAGTCTAAGCTGGCTGGTGCAGCTGAGGGTGACCAGCCTGTTAGAGGATGGTGCTAAGGCATGGGCTGTTGCATTCAGCGTCACAGCAGCACGGTGCAAGGAGGGGACGCGGCTGCGCTCGGTCACTTGGGGGGTGCACGGCTGGAGGCACCTACCGGCACGGACCCACGTCGGAGGCAGCCAGGCTGAGCTCAATAtccctggaaaacaaaaagcagcacaggagcTGCTTGCAATAAGTTGTAATAAGCAGTGACTTTCGTGTTCCCCCAAACAGCACGGCTGAGTTCAGGGCCAAGCCAGCAGTGAACTTGGTGCCTGAGCCCATCCGAGCAGGCGGCTGGAGCCTTTATTTCCcccccaggcacagcagcaagGGCTTGAGGATGTTTTGGCCCCTGGGACTCAGGCTGAACAGCTTTCTTGGGGCCCTGCTGAAGTGGGCAGGCTGCGGTGGCGTGCGCCGGGGTGAGCGGGCTGGGGCACGGGACGCTGCGGGGCCGGGGTCTGGAGCGCCGGGCAGCTGCCGGAGCcccccagctgctggagcccccccagctgcaggctgcaTTTGCAGATGGGGCAGCCGAGTGTGTGCTTTGCCCAGCAGCGGTGCCGGTGGTGTGGTAGGAACAGGCAGAGGCGGTCGGTGTTGGTGTGTGCCGGTCGCCCACATACGGCTGTGTTGGATGCAGGGGGTGGACGGGTGTAATTTCCACTTTTCTCTCTAACCACGTTACTGGAGTCTCACCATTTCCCTCAGGACCGAGTTACCTCTGCAGTGCCCAAACCATAAAAGCTAAGAAATTCCCCGGCCCGCTttgcctctcctttccctgctatGACTGGGACGCGTCCCCTTCGAGGACCCAGCATAACTGGGTTCATTACTCTATCGCTGCTGCAGAGATCATCATCCTTGTGTTGGCGACGCTAAGGAGGAGTCCTGCAGACATATCCtgcaaggggaaaagagagggcAGGATCAGAGTGAGCAAACGGTCCCATTTCAGCTTTGAATAGTGGGATGCAATGAACCCATCCGTGTGCTGCCACCGGTGACGTGCTCCTCGTGCCCTGCTCTACGCAACAGAGGCAGACGCTGCTCGGGACCGTGAGCGCTGTGGCAAGTAAAGGCTAAGCCAGGCTTTACCAGTCGGGCCGGGTCTCAGAGCAAAGGACGTTGCCCATGTGCAGCTCAGGCATGCTTGCAGAGCACGCTCAGCACGCTTGCAGAGCACGCTCCCCACACCCGCAGGGCACACTCACCACGTTCACACTCAGGAAGCTCTGGAAAGCCGGCAATCCGCCCCGACGTGGACGGTGAGGAAGAGCTTCAGGGCTGCCTTGCCTTCCTCCAGCACCACCCGAGGCGAGCTCCTGAACACGGCTTGCAGGACCACCGGTAGGTCCTCCTGGAAGAGGGAGCCCATCTGCCGAGGGAGGGGGGGGTTATTTCTGGGCACGGCAGCCGTCCCCTGCACCCCCGGGGTGGTGGGCAGGCGGCCGGGGGGCACTGCCCGAGCTGGGGCCGTGCCTCTAGGAGCGACAGCAACGGCAACGAACCTGAGTAATCTTCTGCGCCGTGGTGGCGGTGGTCAGCGGGCTCTGAAAGACAAAGCACAGCTTGTGATCCGACTGATGGCTGCttggggctgctgctctggggctTGTGTCCAGCACGGCCGCGCGGACTTTGTGGTGAGCACTGTGCCGCACACTGATGTGCACAGGAGCCTTCCTGCACGCCAGCATGTGCCAGGAGCAGCATTCTGGTTACTCTTCATGGCAAATTCTCCATGCATCATTAGACGAGCAGTATTTTTGGGAgcctgggggtggggggctgtGCCTCCCATGGGCACTGAGACACACTCTCATTTCTTTGCAGGGCACACAGCTCTTCCAAGCCGTTCGTGGGGCAGGGCTGTCCCTCCAAATCCATATTTTCTACTCcttccttgcttgcttgttCTACTCACTGGGATGGTCATATTGAAGGCTCCAGCTATTTCCAGGGCGAAGAAGAGGCTGGTGTAGAAGTGCTCAGAGAAAGCCAGGGTGAGGTGGGAAGGGCTGGAGCTCACCAGCTCGGGCACGCTGAACGGCACGGGGCTGACTGGCAGGGGGATCGCCATCCCCGCTACCTGGAAAGTCGTCTGCAGGGACACAGGCAAGGCGAAAAGGAGTTTGAGGTGTCTCGGGGCACATAGCACTGGGAGGAAGGGGCTCTCCCAAagcctggagctgggctgtgaGTGCTGGAAAGCGAGGACTTACCTGCAAGGATATGGTGATTCCCTGCTCGGAGAACACGGGTGCAGCCAGGGGCAGGTACTGGACCTGGCAGCTCGGCGTGATGGGGAACTGAGCTGCAAACCGAGCAGAGGGATGCTCagaaagaggaggggagcagTGCCGCAGGGTGGAGCTGGGAAGCATCTGGGTTTCCCGAGtaaagagacagggaaagagagCCGAGCGGAGGGAGCGGGTCCCCGGGGAGATGATGGTGGCGGAGCCGCTGCTGCTGGGTTTCTGCTGCAGAGTGGGAGCCCGTCCCGTCTTGTGACCGGCTCCAAAATGAGCCCCGAAGCCCTTAGTCTGTAACGAGACCAAAAGCCAGCTGCTCACCTGTCAGAGAGAGGAGCTGTTCGTTTGGCAAAAGCAGCAATTTGGAGACTTCCAGGCAAACCTGtggaataaagaacaaaaagagaggCGGTAGATGAACACGGGGGTTTTCCCGGCATCAGGCATCCCGTGAATGCCTCTGATGCCGCTGTCCCCATCGTTTGGCAGCGTGGCAGCCGGGAGATGGAGCAGGGCAGCGTTTGGTGACCACGGGCTGCTGCTTCCTGGCCCTGTGTGCGGGGCTGCGGGGGAGACCTGGCAAAGCACCAGGTTGACTTAAAGTGCTTTAATTCTTACAGAACTGTACAACTTTGTCTTCTCCTGTCTCATGCCTTTACAAACTTTATCTTACCTTATCGACATTAATCTCCTTGTCCACGTCTGAACTAGAGGACTTGCTGGATGAAAACAACAGAACGGAAGAAGTTAGGCGAGAACCAGCTCAGCTAAGTGTAGGTGAACATCTTTTACCCGACCCAGAAGGCATCCAGAGACAGTATTATCAGTATTTTCTATCATCTATTAAGCTACGATTACAATTCAGAATCCTAATTCTGAATTGCCATTAgacttgcattaaaaatgttccTGCTACACTACTTTAAAAGATCCACTCCCTTATGAGAGAATGAAGCTCTCTTAAAATGGGGGAAACCAACCCTGCAAGCAGAACAAAGTTCCTCCCATGAAGATAAAGTTTTTGTGTTAACCTTTGTAAGCTTTTAGGGCAGTGAGCAGATCTTAGTCATATCACCTTCCTGCCTAGAAATgcttgtgcctcagtttcttcttttcccccgTTACCCAGATCCCGTAACAAGGAAAACCGTGGGGTTGACCTTTCCACCTCCTCGGTGCTCTGTATCTCCTCCACAGTGGGTTTGCAGGCAGAGGTCACTGGCTCCAGGTTCCCTTCGGGGTTCATTTCCACGTGGAGGTCGGCCAGGATGGACAGTCTCATCACCTTGGTGGTcgagctgtgccaggggaggagaggcagaggctggagcacGGGGGCTGCTCCCAGTCCCGCTTGCCCCGGCCCCCCTGCTCCCGCAGGCGGATGCTGGATGCGGCCCCATCGCTCCGGCTGGGAGCTCGGGCTGCTTCCAGCCCTGCGGCCCCGGCACTCACGGCGCGGGCGTGACGCCGAGGTCCACGTCGATGCTCAGCCGCAGCCCGGTGTCGGGGATGAGCGTCAGAGACAGGTCGGTGACTTTGACGGAGTTAATTTGGTTCCTGCTGGAGCAGAAACGAAGGTGTCAGGAGACCAGCACAGACTGATGTGCAATCCCTGGCTGCTCTCACAGTGGCCAAGCCCCAAAAGTCCATGAGATCTGCACAGCGCACAGATAAATCGGTGCCCTGAGGGTggcactggggctgctgccctTGGACCCCAAAGGAGGAGCCAGGAGCTCGTTTCTAGACCGCTCTGGCAAACAAAGAGCTGCGTTGGTCTCCAGGAGGATTTTTGCCCTCGCTGACAAAATGCCTTTTGTGACGATATTCGAAGCACTCCAGCTAAACGCCAGCGTGAACCGGCGGTACGGTGGCAAAGCCCGGGCGAGGCAGAGCCGCGGACTCACCCGCTGGACTTTGGGGAGCCGAGAAACAGGTCTGGGACTGTCGGGGCCATTAGGTCCTGCCTGAGGACTGTCTCCGCGTGTGGCTTTGAAACTTCAGCAACTGCAAAATAGGGCAGATATTTTATGAGACCTTCTGGAGCTTGTGGTCTGAtgcacagagacagacagactgaaATCCGTCCAGGTGACACACTTCCATCCCTTACCAAACCCCCCTGTTACTAGCTATACAAAGGGGCAGATGAAAGTGAGCTGATTAATGGCCTAAGTTTCTGGTGACAGTGTCTGGTATTCCATCACCGGACTGAAAGATGCTGCTGCGTCCCCTCCCTGCTGATGGCGTGGGAGATGCGGGGTCCAGACTTACGGTAGCTCAGTCCTGCTGGGGTGAGGATGCCCCCGCAGTCGGGTGACCTGGTGGCGTGAGCGGGGACCAGGAGGCTCAGGAGGATGCTCAGGGTGCAGAGCTTCGCCATGCCGGTGCCTGGAAGAGGAGGGTACCCGCAGCAGCCCGGTCAGAGCGGCGTGGCTCTGGCCCGGCCACCAAGGCACGGAGCCACACTCGGGAGCCATGGATCCACTCCCGGGTCGAGTTTGTGGTCCTGAGCTTGTCAGCTTTTGTGCAATAACAACACATAGCTCTCATGTGGTGCCTGGGGATTTAAAAGCACCAACAGAAGGCTCAGCCTTGAAATCCCCTGCAAGTCTGTAAGCTAGAGTGGTGCTTGCAGCAATATCATGCCTGCTGAAGAGCATATAATGGCCTACAACACGtataaaaccagcaaataaaCAGGAGCTAAAAGTAATTGAGGAACGAATGGAAGTTATGGAGGAGgctaaaatcaaataaaaaggtGAAAGTGTTATCTACCTCTCTGAAAAACGTTTGGGAATTGTTTATAATGTTTGTAATGCTCTCACAATATTAAGAAAACAAGTGATTCAGAAATTTTAACCTGCAGAAAACATACGTATTTATATCAGTCTTTGCAGAAAGTGGACTTCTGATGAGAACTGATCCTTACAGAGACACACCAAAGTAAGTACAAGCAATGCCTATATCAAGCTATTCAGTTTGCAAATGCATCTTTACCTTTCCTGGCCAGTCTTCCCATTCTTCTAACTCAGCCCGTGTCTCGCCGTGGCCACACCAGGGAATTGCGCTGGCTTTATATATCCTCACAGCCAAGGCTGATGGGGCAGAAATTGGCAAAGAGGGCTGGAAACCAGGACATTGGGTGGACACTTTGTTTTATATaccatttttattgtttcccCATATACTTGATTACATTGGCCATCGACCTAGCGAGGTGAAATACCGAACAGCAGGTGCTGGGGCAGCTTGCCTTCATTGTGGTGTTACTGAGGAGCACAAAGAAAGGTCTCTGGGTCGAGGGTGCCAAGAAATCAAACACGGTTAGAAAGCGAACATCGGTTTCTTTGCTCTGCAGCCATGCTTTCTTCCAAACACCACAGGAACAGCCGCCACCGTGCCCACACCAGCGAGAAGCTGCTGTGGTTCGTGTCGCTCTCCCGGCTGGGCAGCTCAGACCAGAAGGGATGAGACCTGCATGTGTCGCGCTGAAGGAGGTCTTGGCAATTCACCAAGGATGCCCTCTATTTCTATCAGGCCTGGGTAAGTCTGTTGAAGGCAACAGGAGTGTTTCTGTTGGGTTCAGTGAGTTTTAGACCAGACAGaagatcaattttttttaaggtatctCCTCTAACCTCTGGAATGGCCCACGTGCAAGAATTCCTTCCTCTCTTTAACCCATTCCCAATCAAAAGCTACTGGCAATATTTATTACAACTGGTAGAAAAAATGGTGGGTGATGTCGACCCTCTTTGATAATGTCTCTACAAGCAGTGAAAGCATTCACGGAAGGGAGTCAGAgtccctctctgtcctgtgcttGGGGTCCATCATGTTCTCCTGGCTTCCTTTTGGTCTGGAGGACAGAGCGTGGACTACCTGCAAATGCCATGTAAGCACATCCTCCATGGTCTCACCCAGCTCTCCTTCGTGCTCCGTGTTCTGACttccccgccccggccccgaTATTTGTGATCTCAGCTTTGAGGCATGACCGGTCTTCCAGAGAGGGTTGAATTGCCCATTTCGGTCTGAATCCCTTGGCAACGGGATAAGGTGTTCGGCGCTTGTTGAAACACCTGCTGCCTGGGGAGGCAACCATTGTCCTTTGTGCACTGGTGGAGTGAGTTATTGGGCGCTGGCTCCAGGTGCATCTTGACACGCTCCAAGCCTTCGGTCCTCACCAGCgctgtgctgctttccttctcagCGTGACAGAGAAATGccaagaaaagcagagtttcAGCCACGTTGTGCATTTCCGTTGAAGGCATCCAGATAGTAGTGTcaagagaaaatatgaagataCATGTCTAGCAGCCTACCGAGGGAGAGCAGGATTTACACTTCTGTGCTGATGTATGCACCCCATTTAGAGGCAAGAAGTGTGTTCAGAAAGTAATCCATTGAGAAGGTTGTAACCTGCAGATGAGTCCCCTGGGGCCACGGGAGGCATTTCGTGGCATCTGACTTTGGTAGGGACATGGACACAACCTAGAAAAGTCTCTGAGAAATAagtctttgctgtgttttacagCAGTGGTTGGAAATTTGCCCCTGTTGTACCTTGCTCCAGTGTAGGTAATATCGGCAGCTCTTCCCGAAGCAGTACTGGAGATTTATCTGTGGAGCGTTATTATCCTTTACAGCAGTGCAAGGGTCTGGGGATAAGCTGGCAGGACGAGATGGCACTGTGGTGCTTAGACATGGATTTTCTCCTCCTGAAGAGCTGTTCTGGACCTGGTGATCCCTGTGGAGGCCTAATTAGATGTCAACTTATAGCATAATGACTGATAAAGTTACTAGCACAAAAGTGTCTTTCTGGCATGATGCGTTCCTTATCGGGAGTTATCTATAAATCTTACACTCCTGTTAGATAAGATGTAAATCTCCCTGTCTGGGCTTAGCAGAGAGCCACTGAGTACATCACTGGGAGAGAGGTAATGACAGATTAAACCTCATGACACGTTTTATACAGaagtgaagagaagaaataaattactcGGTGCTGCAGGATCCCACCGGGGTGAACTCCCAGAGCTGGGTCCTGCTGGGTGGGGTACCCGGGAGGGGATGGGTGAGGACACCGTGGTGGCTGCTAGCCCCAGCTCAGGCAGGGCGGGTGCATGGGCAGCCACAGCgacggcagcagcagcagcgtggcCTGCCCAGAGGAGAGCTTCGTGCAGCCTGTCTGCAGTCTGGTGGGAGGCATGGCTCTCCCATGGCGGGATGGGGATGGGGTTGGGGCTGAGCAGCCCGTTCTCTGGGCAGGTGACGGTTCTTCTCAGCCTCACTCCAACCCTGCTGAAATCAGTAAGAATATTACTGAGATTATCACAATTTCCCCTGGGTTTTCCACCTGCTGATCCCATGTCCTCCCCTGCGTTTGCACAAACTCCGCAAACCTTTGGGGAGCGAGAGCCACTCATCCCGAGAGTCACAGTTACACGGGtgtctgcaaaagcagaatttacCATTACACGTCTTAGGTTTCTCCTCGCCCCCACTTCTGTCTGTACCATGTAATTAAACAGATCAGGTTTTTCTGTAGGACTTGACGTGCAAGTCTCTGTTGGCTCCTCCTGGGCATTGAGCAAGAGCACTGGCTTCAGCCTGCTGGGAGCACTTGCCTGGTACCCGAGGCCTGAGGGCTTACCCAGACTTTCAAATTATTGGTGAAATTATTTGTATTGGCACATGTCAGAAACACTCGGGGATTAGCTTACACCACAGTAATCACCCAGCCCTCtactacttttgtttttcctctttctcgGTCAGGGCTTATATACAGGCTCTTTCTTGCCTCTCTCCAGAAGATGAACGCAAAGCTTGGATAACCTCTGGGGACTCTCCGGGCGAGCTGACGGCAGGGCCCTTCCCTGCAGGAGTCCCTGTTGTGGCGAGGTGCAGCAGCTCACGTCATTTC
The genomic region above belongs to Gymnogyps californianus isolate 813 chromosome 17, ASM1813914v2, whole genome shotgun sequence and contains:
- the BPIFB2 gene encoding LOW QUALITY PROTEIN: BPI fold-containing family B member 2 (The sequence of the model RefSeq protein was modified relative to this genomic sequence to represent the inferred CDS: inserted 1 base in 1 codon; substituted 1 base at 1 genomic stop codon), with product MAKLCTLSILLSLLVPAHATRSPDCGGILTPAGLSYLAEVSKPHAETVLRQDLMAPTVPDLFLGSPNRNQINSVKVTDLSLTLIPDTGLRLSIDVDLGVTPAPSTTKVMRLSILADLHVEMNPEGNLEPVTSACKPTVEEIQSTEEVESKSSSSDVDKEINVDKVCLEVSKLLLLPNEQLLSLTAQFPITPSCQVQYLPLAAPVFSEQGITISLQTTFQVAGMAIPLPVSPVPFSVPELVSSSPSHLTLAFSEHFYTSLFFALEIAGAFNMTIPSPLTTATTAQKITQMGSLFQEDLPVVLQAVFRSSPRVVLEEGKAALKLFLTVHVGXGLPAFQSFLSVNVDMSAGLLLSVANTRMMISAAAIEDIELSLAASDVGPCRXAALLQELFLPTIREEVPAQMNAVLSEGVFLPHVSSFTYTDVNVVIHKGYVLVPCNLELQARTGEQTTVG